The following coding sequences are from one Thermostaphylospora chromogena window:
- a CDS encoding CRTAC1 family protein — translation MTKVTAWLRRQMAGVVALALMIAMFAIGRPTFASDADKAELAESYAFTPMTISLPGGAPEQTVRKVNQAYAHIEAWISSVGAAIAMNDLDGNQRDDDLIIVDPRTDRVIVTPVPGTESGRYRPFTLSYGSLPMNYTMAPMGVVPGDYNDDARIDLLVYWWGRTPTLHLQRPEATGLDAEAFEAVELVPNSGGPEYRGEVWNSNVATVADFDGDGRNDIFIGNYFPDGSPVLDHTVNGGVEMNDSMSKAVNGGMNYFFRGLGGGKYARLDNVLPADISGGWELGATSVDLDGDGLPELMLNNDFGPDHLLYNTSTPGRIQFSRVTGPYGFEIPKSKILGYDSFKGMGSDAADFNRDGIYDFFVSNITTPFGLQESNFHFISEAENRSDLRASFQHGVAPWRDLSAELRTAWSGWGWDPKIEDFDNDGELEIVQATGFIKGTVNRWAPLQELAASNDGVTSNPKSWPNISEGADIAGSQPLAFFAKGADGRYANLSEQLGLDAPIPSRGIATGDANGDGLIDFAVARQFDAPVFYLNTGKQAGSFLGLRLQHDQPASDGPLPAAGSPVIGAEVTVTTPDGRTLIGRVDGGSGHSGKRAHAVHIGLGENVSGPLDVQLTWRDRTGELRKQTLRLTPGWHRLQLGSQAKEI, via the coding sequence GTGACCAAGGTAACCGCATGGCTGCGCAGGCAGATGGCGGGAGTCGTCGCCCTCGCGCTGATGATCGCCATGTTCGCGATAGGCCGTCCCACCTTCGCGTCCGATGCGGACAAGGCGGAACTGGCCGAGTCCTACGCATTCACGCCGATGACCATCTCGCTGCCGGGCGGTGCCCCGGAGCAGACCGTCCGCAAGGTCAACCAGGCCTACGCGCACATCGAGGCGTGGATCTCCTCGGTGGGTGCCGCGATCGCCATGAACGACCTCGACGGCAACCAGCGGGACGACGACCTGATCATCGTCGATCCCCGCACCGACCGGGTGATCGTCACCCCGGTACCGGGCACCGAGAGCGGCAGATACCGGCCGTTCACGCTGAGCTACGGCTCGCTGCCGATGAACTACACCATGGCCCCCATGGGTGTCGTGCCCGGTGACTACAACGACGACGCCCGCATCGACCTGCTCGTGTACTGGTGGGGCCGCACGCCCACCCTGCATCTGCAGCGGCCCGAGGCGACCGGGCTCGACGCCGAGGCGTTCGAGGCCGTCGAGCTGGTGCCGAACAGCGGCGGCCCGGAGTACCGCGGGGAGGTGTGGAACAGCAACGTCGCGACCGTCGCCGACTTCGACGGTGACGGCAGGAACGACATCTTCATCGGCAACTACTTCCCCGACGGCAGCCCGGTCCTCGACCACACCGTCAACGGCGGCGTGGAGATGAACGACTCGATGTCGAAGGCGGTCAACGGCGGCATGAACTACTTCTTCCGCGGCCTGGGCGGGGGCAAGTACGCCAGGCTCGACAACGTGCTGCCCGCCGACATCTCCGGCGGCTGGGAGCTCGGCGCCACCTCCGTCGACCTGGACGGTGACGGCCTGCCCGAGCTGATGCTCAACAACGACTTCGGCCCCGACCACCTGCTCTACAACACCTCGACGCCGGGCAGGATCCAGTTCTCCCGCGTCACCGGTCCGTACGGCTTCGAGATCCCCAAGTCGAAGATCCTCGGCTACGACTCCTTCAAGGGCATGGGCTCGGACGCGGCCGACTTCAACCGGGACGGCATCTACGACTTCTTCGTCAGCAACATCACCACGCCCTTCGGCCTGCAGGAGAGCAACTTCCACTTCATCTCCGAGGCCGAGAACCGCTCCGACCTGCGTGCCAGCTTCCAGCACGGCGTGGCCCCGTGGCGGGATCTCAGCGCCGAGCTGCGCACCGCGTGGTCCGGCTGGGGCTGGGACCCCAAGATCGAGGACTTCGACAACGACGGCGAACTGGAGATCGTTCAGGCGACCGGGTTCATCAAGGGAACCGTCAACCGGTGGGCGCCGCTGCAGGAGCTGGCCGCGTCCAACGACGGCGTGACCAGCAACCCGAAGTCCTGGCCGAACATCAGCGAGGGCGCGGACATCGCGGGCAGCCAGCCGCTCGCCTTCTTCGCCAAGGGGGCCGACGGGCGCTACGCCAACCTGTCGGAGCAGCTCGGGCTGGACGCGCCCATCCCCAGCCGGGGCATCGCCACCGGCGACGCCAACGGCGACGGCCTGATCGACTTCGCGGTCGCCCGCCAGTTCGATGCTCCGGTCTTCTATCTGAACACCGGCAAGCAGGCCGGTTCCTTCCTGGGGCTGCGGCTCCAGCACGACCAGCCCGCCTCCGACGGCCCGCTGCCCGCCGCCGGTTCGCCGGTGATCGGCGCGGAGGTGACCGTGACCACGCCCGACGGACGCACCCTCATCGGCCGGGTCGACGGCGGAAGCGGCCACTCGGGCAAGCGCGCGCACGCGGTCCACATCGGCCTCGGGGAGAACGTGTCCGGGCCGCTCGACGTCCAGCTGACCTGGCGCGACCGGACGGGCGAACTGCGCAAGCAGACCCTCCGGCTCACCCCCGGATGGCACCG